In Xanthomonas theicola, a single genomic region encodes these proteins:
- a CDS encoding ATP-binding response regulator has protein sequence MREGPRLYTERLKLVLGGIAQSLPIGFLLATLLVVVFVMTSGQRFAATSAQENEVVQVVAATVDARWLGAWYLAVVLGRLWVVIYAKRTLRRGIDSANMRSITRHMAAGKVAEGLAWGSLGWIVVQEATSPAAMAMLLGVMAAISSNAVSLLAPIRSLYVALILPMLLLTGLRFLSMESLIYQAMGACCLLYVVGQYGQARLIGRALSESITLRFENLALIERLEAEKEAASVARERAEQANQAKSRFLAAASHDLRQPIHALGLFLEALSSGPAGTQQKSVLDNAKAASLASTEMLNTLLDFSRIEAGVIQPKPVPCRIQLLLHKLERELAPQADAKGLAYRTRDSEATVLTDPAMLELILRNLIANAIRYTDRGGLLIGSRTRGSCLSIEVFDTGIGIAADQQGEVFREFHQLGNPERDRRKGLGLGLAIAQGLAKSLKHPLSLVSRLGRGSVFRVAVPLASEVPSDRVEQGNSPKTATLDGRRLLVIDDDETVRLAMQELLTRWGCESVAVESLDEALRCDIARPDLIVCDYRLRERQTGDEVIGRLRAHYAHPVPALLVTGDTAPERLREAMTSGVALLHKPVAPDQLWMALSGLLSREHKVMIEPAP, from the coding sequence GTGAGGGAAGGCCCTCGCCTCTACACCGAGCGTCTCAAGCTGGTCCTGGGCGGCATCGCCCAATCCCTGCCCATCGGTTTCCTGCTCGCCACCCTGCTGGTCGTCGTCTTTGTGATGACCAGCGGCCAGAGGTTCGCCGCCACCTCTGCCCAAGAGAATGAGGTGGTACAGGTGGTGGCCGCCACGGTCGATGCGCGCTGGTTGGGCGCGTGGTATCTGGCGGTCGTGCTCGGCCGGCTATGGGTCGTGATCTATGCCAAGCGGACCCTGCGCCGGGGAATCGACTCGGCGAACATGCGTTCCATCACCCGGCACATGGCCGCTGGCAAAGTGGCCGAAGGGCTCGCCTGGGGAAGCCTGGGCTGGATCGTGGTGCAGGAAGCCACTTCGCCGGCGGCCATGGCCATGCTGCTGGGCGTGATGGCGGCCATCAGCAGCAACGCCGTCTCGCTGCTGGCACCCATTCGTTCGCTTTACGTGGCGCTCATCCTGCCGATGCTGCTGCTGACGGGGTTACGCTTCTTGTCGATGGAAAGCCTCATCTATCAAGCGATGGGCGCCTGCTGTCTGCTCTATGTCGTTGGCCAGTACGGCCAGGCGCGCCTGATCGGTCGGGCGCTGAGCGAGTCCATCACGCTTCGCTTCGAGAATCTGGCCCTGATCGAGCGTCTGGAGGCGGAAAAGGAGGCCGCCAGTGTGGCCCGAGAGCGCGCCGAGCAGGCCAATCAGGCCAAGTCGCGCTTCCTGGCGGCCGCCAGCCACGATCTGCGGCAGCCGATTCACGCCTTGGGATTGTTCTTGGAGGCCTTGTCCAGCGGTCCAGCCGGCACCCAGCAGAAGTCCGTGCTCGATAACGCCAAGGCGGCCAGCCTGGCGTCCACGGAGATGCTCAACACCCTGCTCGACTTCTCGCGCATCGAGGCCGGCGTGATCCAGCCCAAACCGGTCCCCTGCCGCATCCAGCTCCTGCTGCACAAACTGGAACGCGAACTGGCTCCCCAGGCCGATGCCAAGGGCCTGGCCTACCGCACGCGCGACAGCGAGGCGACCGTCCTGACCGACCCGGCCATGCTCGAACTGATCCTGCGCAACCTGATCGCCAATGCCATTCGCTACACCGATCGAGGCGGTTTGCTCATCGGTTCTCGCACGCGCGGGTCGTGCCTCTCCATCGAAGTGTTCGATACCGGGATCGGCATCGCCGCGGACCAACAGGGCGAAGTGTTTCGGGAATTCCACCAATTGGGCAACCCGGAGCGCGATCGCCGCAAGGGGTTGGGGCTGGGATTGGCCATCGCCCAGGGCCTGGCGAAGTCCTTGAAGCATCCGCTCTCCCTGGTATCGAGGCTTGGCCGGGGTAGCGTCTTTCGGGTGGCGGTGCCGCTTGCGAGCGAGGTGCCTTCCGACCGCGTCGAACAGGGCAATTCGCCAAAAACCGCCACGCTCGACGGCCGCCGCCTGTTGGTGATCGACGATGACGAAACCGTGCGCCTGGCCATGCAGGAACTGTTGACCCGTTGGGGGTGTGAAAGCGTGGCGGTGGAAAGCCTCGACGAGGCCCTGCGGTGCGACATCGCCCGCCCGGACCTCATCGTTTGCGACTATCGTCTTCGCGAGCGCCAGACGGGCGACGAGGTCATCGGCCGATTGCGTGCGCATTATGCTCACCCCGTGCCCGCGCTGTTGGTCACAGGCGATACCGCCCCCGAGCGGCTGCGTGAGGCGATGACCAGTGGCGTTGCATTGCTGCACAAGCCGGTGGCTCCGGATCAACTTTGGATGGCCTTGAGTGGGCTTCTGTCGCGAGAGCACAAGGTCATGATTGAACCTGCCCCCTAG